In Azospirillaceae bacterium, a genomic segment contains:
- a CDS encoding LysR family transcriptional regulator has protein sequence MDRLDDMALFARVVESRSFTVAADKLGLSRSAASRRMTELEARLGARLLNRTTRRISLTEAGETYLARVQQILADVDEADRSVASLQAAPRGVLKVAAPMSFGMKHLGPAIADFLSAFPDIEVEMDLNDRFVDLVDEGYDVAVRIGQLKDSSLVAKRICPTRVVHAASPAYLTRRGIPRAPDDLAQHDCLIYTNAPQGAQWPFRVTPLTPGAARGGNHDIDAATRLVKVNARLRANNGDVLLEAACAGVGIVSLPTFICGDAVADGRVVPILQEWSVSRSAINAVFPANRHLSSKVRVFVDFLADRFGPNPYWDAGLKLG, from the coding sequence ATGGATCGCCTGGACGACATGGCCCTGTTCGCCCGCGTGGTGGAAAGCCGCAGCTTCACGGTGGCGGCGGACAAGCTGGGCCTGTCGCGCTCCGCCGCCAGCCGCCGCATGACGGAACTGGAGGCGCGGCTGGGCGCCCGGCTGCTGAACCGCACCACTCGGCGCATCAGCCTGACCGAGGCGGGGGAGACCTACCTGGCCCGGGTGCAGCAGATCCTGGCCGACGTGGATGAAGCCGACCGCTCCGTCGCCAGTTTGCAGGCCGCCCCCCGTGGCGTGCTGAAGGTGGCGGCCCCCATGAGCTTCGGCATGAAGCACTTAGGGCCGGCCATCGCCGACTTCCTGTCCGCCTTCCCCGATATCGAGGTGGAGATGGACCTGAACGACCGCTTCGTGGATCTGGTGGATGAGGGCTACGACGTGGCCGTGCGCATCGGCCAGTTGAAGGACAGCTCATTGGTGGCCAAGCGCATCTGCCCCACGCGGGTGGTGCACGCCGCCAGCCCGGCCTACCTGACCCGCCGGGGCATCCCCCGCGCGCCGGATGATTTGGCCCAGCATGACTGCCTGATCTACACCAACGCGCCGCAGGGGGCGCAATGGCCGTTCCGCGTCACGCCGTTGACGCCGGGGGCGGCGCGCGGCGGCAACCACGACATCGACGCGGCCACCCGCCTGGTGAAGGTGAATGCGCGCCTGCGCGCCAACAACGGCGACGTGCTGCTGGAGGCGGCCTGCGCCGGCGTCGGCATCGTGTCGCTGCCCACCTTCATCTGCGGCGACGCCGTGGCCGACGGCCGCGTCGTGCCCATCCTGCAGGAATGGTCGGTCAGCCGCAGCGCCATCAACGCCGTCTTCCCCGCCAACCGCCACCTGTCGTCCAAGGTGCGGGTGTTCGTGGATTTCCTGGCCGACCGCTTCGGCCCCAACCCCTATTGGGATGCGGGATTGAAGTTGGGATAG
- a CDS encoding SUF system NifU family Fe-S cluster assembly protein, with protein sequence MFDDLRDLYQEVILDHGKNPRNFGKPAAFNRLARGENPLCGDKINVYLLIGPDGLVQDAAFDGRGCAISQASASLMTETLKGKTEVEAEALFGHFHDMCTKDDHEHTDHGPLDPEAVEKLDVLSGVREFPMRVKCATLAWHTMHAAIHGDEKTTTE encoded by the coding sequence ATGTTCGACGACCTGCGCGACCTGTACCAGGAAGTGATCCTGGACCATGGCAAGAACCCGCGGAACTTCGGCAAGCCGGCAGCCTTCAACCGGCTGGCCCGGGGCGAAAACCCGCTGTGCGGCGACAAGATCAACGTCTACCTGCTGATCGGGCCGGACGGCCTGGTCCAGGACGCGGCTTTCGACGGGCGCGGCTGCGCCATCAGCCAGGCCAGCGCGTCGCTGATGACGGAGACGCTGAAGGGCAAGACCGAGGTGGAGGCCGAGGCCCTGTTCGGCCACTTCCACGACATGTGCACCAAGGACGACCATGAGCACACTGACCATGGGCCGCTGGACCCGGAAGCGGTGGAAAAGCTGGACGTGCTGTCGGGCGTGCGGGAATTCCCCATGCGCGTGAAGTGCGCGACCCTGGCCTGGCACACCATGCACGCCGCCATCCATGGCGACGAAAAGACGACGACGGAGTAA
- the sufD gene encoding Fe-S cluster assembly protein SufD — protein sequence MAAIATLKDLYETLSPALPGAGAAGIDRLRADGYARFVADGVPTPKVEGWKYTNLRDLAGVSLAPAQSAANTDFDLPSVAPGKTHRLVFVDGVFSAALSAVGELPEGVTLDSLRGQIEASPAYAAEVLDRFPVPKADTGLRVGPNPGRGQSGGLVGLNSAFLAEGAVLTVDEGVKLAQPVELVFVATATDGAWHPRVLVDVAAGAEVTVAEHHVARGGGATFANLVTAIRVGEGATLRHAKFQEEGESALHLASITATVAASAVYETFVLTTGARLARTDVQVRLEGSNARTRVSGAYGVDGSRLADFTSLIDHVAANCTSREVVKGVIDGRGRAVFQGKIIVRPDAQKTDGHQLNRALLLSDTAEIDAKPELEIYADDVKCSHGATAGELDEEALFYLRARGIPADTARALLIAAFLDEVADEISDATLRAFATARIQDRIGRLTGIAVDTAATEE from the coding sequence ATGGCCGCCATCGCCACCCTGAAAGACTTGTACGAGACGCTGAGCCCCGCGCTGCCGGGTGCCGGTGCCGCCGGCATCGACCGCCTGCGGGCCGACGGCTACGCCCGCTTCGTCGCCGACGGCGTGCCCACGCCCAAGGTGGAAGGCTGGAAGTACACCAACCTGCGCGACCTGGCCGGCGTCAGCCTGGCGCCCGCCCAGAGCGCCGCCAACACCGACTTCGACCTGCCCAGCGTGGCGCCGGGCAAGACCCATCGCCTGGTGTTCGTGGACGGCGTGTTCAGCGCCGCCCTGTCCGCCGTGGGTGAATTGCCCGAGGGTGTGACCCTGGACAGCCTGCGCGGCCAGATCGAGGCCTCCCCGGCCTACGCGGCGGAAGTGCTGGACCGGTTCCCGGTCCCCAAGGCCGACACCGGCCTGCGCGTCGGCCCCAATCCCGGCCGTGGCCAGTCCGGCGGCCTGGTCGGCCTGAACAGCGCTTTCCTGGCGGAAGGGGCCGTGCTGACGGTCGATGAGGGCGTGAAGCTGGCGCAGCCGGTGGAACTGGTCTTCGTCGCCACCGCGACCGACGGCGCCTGGCACCCGCGCGTGCTGGTCGACGTGGCCGCCGGCGCCGAGGTGACGGTGGCGGAGCATCACGTGGCCCGGGGTGGCGGCGCCACCTTCGCCAACCTGGTGACCGCCATCCGTGTCGGCGAAGGGGCCACCCTGCGCCACGCCAAGTTCCAGGAAGAGGGCGAGAGCGCCCTGCACCTGGCATCCATCACCGCCACGGTGGCGGCGTCCGCCGTTTATGAGACCTTCGTGCTGACCACCGGCGCGCGGCTGGCCCGCACCGACGTGCAGGTCCGCCTGGAAGGGTCGAACGCCCGCACCCGCGTTTCCGGCGCCTATGGCGTGGACGGCAGCCGGCTGGCCGACTTCACCAGCCTGATCGACCATGTCGCCGCCAACTGCACCAGCCGTGAGGTGGTGAAGGGCGTCATCGACGGCCGTGGCCGCGCCGTGTTCCAGGGCAAGATCATCGTGCGGCCCGACGCGCAGAAGACGGACGGCCACCAGCTGAACCGCGCCCTGCTGCTGTCCGACACCGCCGAGATCGACGCCAAGCCGGAACTGGAGATCTACGCCGACGACGTCAAGTGCAGCCACGGCGCCACCGCCGGCGAGCTGGACGAGGAGGCGCTGTTCTACCTGCGGGCCCGCGGCATCCCCGCCGACACCGCCCGCGCCTTGCTGATCGCCGCTTTCCTGGATGAGGTGGCGGACGAGATCAGCGACGCGACCCTGCGCGCCTTCGCCACCGCCCGCATCCAGGACCGCATCGGCCGCCTGACCGGTATCGCCGTCGATACGGCGGCAACGGAGGAGTGA
- a CDS encoding iron-sulfur cluster assembly accessory protein, which yields MERPKAMSLTDAAAERVKEIMGQRETPAVGLRVGVKARGCSGLSYFVEYADAKKPFEEVVEEKGVTLLLDPASTMFLLGTQMDYVEDKFQSGFVFTNPNEKGRCGCGESFTV from the coding sequence ATGGAACGCCCCAAGGCGATGAGCCTGACCGACGCCGCCGCGGAGCGCGTGAAGGAGATCATGGGCCAGCGCGAGACGCCGGCCGTGGGCCTGCGCGTCGGCGTGAAGGCACGCGGCTGCTCCGGCCTCAGCTACTTCGTCGAATATGCCGACGCCAAGAAGCCGTTCGAGGAGGTGGTGGAAGAGAAGGGCGTCACCCTGCTGCTGGACCCCGCCTCCACCATGTTCCTGCTGGGCACGCAGATGGATTACGTGGAAGACAAGTTCCAGTCGGGCTTCGTCTTCACCAATCCGAACGAGAAGGGCCGCTGCGGCTGCGGCGAAAGCTTCACGGTTTAA
- the wrbA gene encoding NAD(P)H:quinone oxidoreductase, which translates to MAKVLVLYYSSYGHIETMAKAVAEGAASVAGTEVVVKRVPETVPTEIATKAGFKLAQDAPVATVDELPQYDAIIFGTPTRFGMMAAPMRNFLDQTGGLWFTGALIGKVGSVFASSATQHGGQEATILSFHTSLLHHGMVIAGLPYSFQGQTNNAEVTGGSPYGATTIANGDGSRQPSENELAGARFQGAHVAGIAAKLAG; encoded by the coding sequence ATGGCCAAGGTCCTCGTCCTCTACTACAGCAGCTACGGCCACATCGAGACCATGGCCAAGGCCGTGGCCGAGGGTGCGGCGTCGGTCGCCGGCACCGAGGTGGTGGTGAAGCGCGTGCCGGAGACGGTGCCGACCGAGATCGCCACCAAGGCCGGCTTCAAGCTGGCGCAGGACGCCCCGGTCGCCACGGTGGATGAACTGCCGCAGTACGACGCCATCATCTTCGGCACCCCCACCCGCTTCGGCATGATGGCGGCGCCCATGCGCAACTTCCTGGACCAGACCGGCGGCCTGTGGTTCACCGGCGCCCTGATCGGCAAGGTGGGCAGCGTCTTCGCCTCCTCCGCCACCCAGCACGGCGGGCAGGAGGCCACCATCCTGTCCTTCCACACCAGCCTGCTGCATCACGGCATGGTGATCGCCGGCCTGCCCTACAGCTTCCAGGGCCAGACCAACAATGCCGAGGTGACGGGCGGCAGCCCCTACGGCGCCACCACCATCGCCAATGGCGACGGCTCGCGCCAGCCCAGCGAGAACGAGTTGGCCGGCGCCCGCTTCCAGGGCGCCCACGTTGCCGGCATCGCCGCCAAGCTGGCCGGTTGA
- a CDS encoding DUF423 domain-containing protein, with product MLTQDARARLAVAGLIGAIAVAAGAYAVHGLALVRDAHAVGLWQTASQYQLMHMAAAVAATLGGSLLHRRLAAIAGWLFIIGAVLFGAALYGLGWWGPSALGAVAPVGGSSFILGWLVLAASALKAPR from the coding sequence ATGTTGACGCAGGATGCGCGGGCCCGGCTGGCCGTGGCGGGATTGATCGGCGCCATCGCCGTGGCGGCCGGCGCCTATGCCGTGCACGGACTGGCGCTGGTGCGCGACGCCCATGCCGTCGGCCTGTGGCAGACGGCCAGCCAGTACCAGCTGATGCACATGGCCGCCGCCGTGGCCGCCACGCTGGGTGGTTCGCTGTTGCACCGCCGCCTGGCCGCCATCGCCGGCTGGCTGTTCATCATTGGCGCCGTGCTGTTCGGCGCCGCACTCTATGGCCTGGGCTGGTGGGGGCCCAGCGCCTTGGGTGCGGTGGCGCCGGTGGGTGGTTCCAGCTTCATCCTGGGCTGGCTGGTGCTGGCGGCGTCCGCCCTGAAGGCGCCGCGATGA
- a CDS encoding sulfurtransferase TusA family protein: MSEGDRTLDARGLICPLPVLRARKALMAMPAGAVLTLLATDQGARRDVPAFCEATGHALLAADEADGVLTFTLRRA; this comes from the coding sequence ATGAGTGAAGGGGATCGCACGCTGGATGCGCGGGGGCTGATCTGCCCCCTGCCGGTGCTGCGTGCCCGCAAGGCGTTGATGGCCATGCCGGCGGGGGCGGTGCTAACCCTGCTGGCCACCGACCAGGGCGCGCGCCGCGACGTGCCGGCCTTCTGCGAGGCCACGGGCCATGCCTTGCTGGCGGCTGATGAGGCGGACGGGGTGCTGACCTTCACCCTGCGCCGGGCTTGA
- the sufB gene encoding Fe-S cluster assembly protein SufB, translated as MAATEQTVEQVRAVTEQKYKYGFTTEIESDLAPKGLNEDIVRFISAKKGEPEWLLEWRLQAYRHWLTMEEPTWAMVDFPKIDYQDSHYYAAPKAAKDKPQSLDEVDPELLKTYEKLGIPLKEQAILAGVAGAGDMPAIAVDAVFDSVSVATTFKKKLEEKGIIFCSISEAVREHPELVRKYMGSVVPYSDNYYATLNSAVFTDGSFVYIPKGVRCPMELSTYFRINASNTGQFERTLIIADEGSYVSYLEGCTAPMRDENQLHAAVVELVAMDDATIKYSTVQNWYPGDENGKGGIYNFVTKRGACRGRNSKISWTQVETGSAITWKYPSCILQGDNSVGEFYSVAITNNYQQADTGTKMIHIGKNTRSTIVAKGISAGKAQSTYRGLVRILPKAEGARNYTQCDSLLIGDKCGAHTVPYIESRNRTARVEHEATTAKISEDQLFYCRARGLSEEDAVGLIVNGFCREVLKELPMEFAVEAQKLVAISLEGSVG; from the coding sequence ATGGCCGCCACCGAACAGACCGTCGAACAGGTCCGCGCCGTCACGGAGCAGAAGTACAAGTACGGCTTCACGACCGAGATCGAGTCCGACCTGGCGCCCAAGGGCCTGAACGAGGACATCGTCCGCTTCATCTCCGCCAAGAAGGGGGAGCCGGAGTGGCTGCTGGAATGGCGCCTGCAAGCCTATCGCCACTGGCTGACGATGGAGGAGCCGACCTGGGCCATGGTCGATTTCCCCAAGATCGACTACCAGGACAGCCACTATTACGCGGCACCCAAGGCCGCCAAGGACAAGCCGCAGTCGCTGGACGAGGTCGATCCCGAGCTGCTGAAGACCTATGAGAAGCTGGGCATCCCGCTGAAGGAACAGGCCATCCTGGCCGGCGTCGCCGGTGCCGGCGACATGCCGGCCATCGCGGTGGACGCCGTGTTCGACAGCGTGTCGGTCGCCACCACCTTCAAGAAGAAGCTGGAGGAGAAGGGCATCATCTTCTGTTCCATCTCCGAAGCGGTGCGGGAGCATCCGGAGCTGGTGCGCAAGTACATGGGCTCGGTCGTGCCCTATTCCGACAACTACTACGCCACGCTGAATTCGGCCGTGTTCACCGACGGGTCGTTCGTCTACATCCCCAAGGGCGTGCGCTGCCCGATGGAGCTGTCGACCTATTTCCGCATCAACGCGTCCAATACCGGCCAGTTCGAACGCACGCTGATCATCGCCGACGAAGGCAGCTACGTCAGCTATCTGGAGGGCTGTACCGCCCCCATGCGCGACGAGAACCAGCTGCACGCCGCCGTGGTGGAGCTGGTGGCCATGGATGACGCCACCATCAAATATTCCACCGTCCAGAACTGGTACCCCGGTGATGAGAACGGCAAGGGCGGCATCTACAACTTCGTGACCAAGCGCGGCGCCTGCCGTGGCCGGAACTCCAAGATCAGCTGGACGCAGGTGGAAACGGGTTCCGCCATCACCTGGAAGTATCCCAGCTGCATCCTGCAGGGCGACAATTCGGTGGGCGAGTTCTATTCCGTCGCCATCACCAACAACTACCAGCAGGCCGATACCGGCACGAAGATGATCCACATCGGGAAGAACACCCGGTCGACCATCGTGGCCAAGGGCATCTCCGCCGGCAAGGCGCAGAGCACCTATCGCGGCCTGGTGCGCATCCTGCCCAAGGCGGAAGGGGCACGTAACTACACCCAGTGCGACAGCCTGCTGATCGGTGACAAGTGCGGCGCCCACACGGTGCCCTACATCGAAAGCCGCAACCGCACCGCCCGGGTGGAGCATGAGGCCACCACCGCCAAGATCAGCGAGGACCAGCTGTTCTACTGCCGCGCCCGCGGGCTGTCGGAAGAGGACGCGGTCGGCCTGATCGTCAACGGCTTCTGCCGGGAGGTCCTGAAGGAACTGCCCATGGAATTCGCGGTCGAGGCGCAGAAGCTGGTCGCCATCAGTCTGGAAGGCAGCGTGGGCTGA
- the sufC gene encoding Fe-S cluster assembly ATPase SufC: MLEIKNLHATVDGKEILKGINLTINPGEVHAIMGPNGSGKSTLSYVLSGRDGYEVTGGSVTFQGKDLLAMEAEERAAEGVFLAFQYPVEIPGVSNTTFLKTALNAVRKHKGLPELDAMQFLKLIRAKAKSLNMNDDMIKRAVNVGFSGGEKKRNDILQMAMLEPSFAILDETDSGLDIDALKLVADGVNSLRGPDRSMLVITHYQRLLSYIVPDHVHVLAYGKIVRSGGKELALELEAKGYAEFGSPEAA; the protein is encoded by the coding sequence ATGCTGGAAATCAAGAACCTGCACGCCACCGTCGACGGCAAGGAAATCCTGAAAGGGATCAACCTGACCATCAACCCCGGCGAAGTGCACGCCATCATGGGCCCCAACGGCTCCGGCAAGAGCACGCTGTCCTACGTGCTGTCGGGCCGCGACGGCTATGAGGTGACCGGCGGTTCCGTGACCTTCCAGGGCAAGGACCTGCTGGCCATGGAGGCGGAGGAGCGCGCCGCCGAGGGCGTGTTCCTGGCCTTCCAGTACCCGGTGGAAATCCCCGGCGTGTCCAACACCACCTTCCTGAAGACCGCGCTGAACGCGGTGCGCAAGCACAAGGGCCTGCCCGAGCTGGACGCCATGCAGTTCCTGAAGCTGATCCGCGCCAAGGCCAAGTCGCTGAACATGAACGACGACATGATCAAGCGCGCCGTCAACGTCGGCTTCTCCGGTGGTGAGAAGAAGCGCAACGACATCCTGCAGATGGCCATGCTGGAGCCCAGCTTCGCCATCCTGGACGAGACCGACAGCGGCCTGGACATCGACGCCCTGAAGCTGGTGGCCGATGGCGTGAACAGCCTGCGCGGCCCCGACCGGTCCATGCTGGTCATCACCCATTACCAGCGCCTGCTGAGCTACATCGTGCCGGACCATGTGCACGTGCTGGCCTATGGCAAAATCGTGCGCAGCGGCGGCAAGGAGCTGGCGCTGGAACTGGAAGCCAAGGGCTACGCCGAATTCGGCTCCCCCGAAGCCGCCTGA
- a CDS encoding SUF system Fe-S cluster assembly regulator: MIRLSKLTDYAVVVMTAMMQGEGGSHNATSLAERTGLPAPTVAKILKLLARDGLMASHRGATGGYRLARSPEAINVAQIIAAIDGPIALTDCVEGSAGACGVESLCPRRGNWDRVNRAVRGALESVSLADMARPVFMDTPLPANSAAPAAPHSAPALPVAR; this comes from the coding sequence TTGATCCGGTTGAGCAAATTGACGGACTACGCCGTCGTGGTCATGACCGCGATGATGCAGGGCGAGGGCGGATCGCACAACGCCACCTCGCTGGCGGAGCGTACCGGCCTGCCCGCCCCGACCGTGGCCAAGATCCTGAAGCTGCTGGCCCGGGACGGGCTGATGGCATCGCACCGCGGCGCCACCGGCGGTTACCGCCTGGCACGGAGCCCCGAGGCCATCAACGTGGCCCAGATCATCGCCGCCATCGACGGCCCCATCGCCCTGACCGACTGTGTCGAGGGCTCGGCCGGCGCATGCGGGGTGGAAAGCCTGTGCCCCCGGCGTGGCAACTGGGACCGGGTGAACCGCGCCGTCCGCGGCGCGCTGGAAAGCGTCAGCCTGGCCGACATGGCCCGGCCCGTCTTCATGGATACCCCCCTGCCCGCAAATTCCGCCGCGCCGGCGGCACCGCACAGCGCGCCGGCCCTGCCGGTCGCGCGCTGA
- a CDS encoding cysteine desulfurase, protein MDTRVLSNAPYDVEKVRQDFPILTRLVHEKPGRPGKPLVYLDNAASAQKPRAVIDAMANFMAHDYSNVHRGVHYLSQVATNLYEATRVKTAKFFNAPSPDTIVFTRSATEAINLVASSWGGAHLKAGDEIILSVMEHHANIVPWQLLRGRTGIVIKVAPVLDDGTLDLDALEGMLKSGKVKLVAVTHGSNVLGTVTPAAQIARMAHAAGARVLFDGSQAAVHMPVDVQAIDADFYVMTGHKLYGPTGFGVLYGKADILESMPPYQGGGDMIQTVTFEETTFREVPHRFEAGTPPIVEGIGFGAAIDYVTAIGMDAVHAHEQRLLAYATEKLQAIDGLRLIGTSPNKAAILSFTIDGVHPHDIGTLVDRAGVAVRVGRHCAEPLMERFGVGATARASFALYNTEAEADALVDAVRAVREFFN, encoded by the coding sequence ATGGACACCCGCGTCTTGAGCAACGCCCCGTATGATGTGGAGAAAGTCCGCCAGGACTTCCCCATCCTGACGCGCCTGGTGCATGAGAAGCCGGGCCGTCCGGGCAAGCCGCTGGTCTATCTGGACAACGCCGCCAGCGCGCAGAAGCCGCGCGCCGTGATCGACGCCATGGCCAACTTCATGGCGCACGACTACAGCAATGTGCATCGCGGTGTGCATTACCTGTCGCAGGTGGCAACCAACCTGTATGAAGCCACGCGCGTCAAGACTGCCAAATTCTTCAACGCGCCCTCGCCCGACACCATCGTCTTCACCCGCAGCGCCACCGAGGCCATCAATTTGGTGGCCAGCAGCTGGGGCGGCGCCCACCTGAAGGCGGGGGATGAGATCATCCTGAGCGTGATGGAGCATCACGCCAACATCGTGCCGTGGCAGTTGCTGCGCGGCCGCACCGGCATCGTCATCAAGGTGGCGCCGGTGCTGGACGACGGCACCCTGGATCTGGACGCGCTGGAAGGCATGCTGAAAAGCGGCAAGGTCAAGCTGGTGGCCGTCACCCATGGGTCCAATGTCCTGGGCACGGTGACGCCGGCGGCGCAGATCGCCCGTATGGCCCATGCCGCCGGCGCCAGGGTGCTGTTCGACGGCAGCCAGGCCGCCGTGCACATGCCGGTGGACGTGCAGGCGATCGACGCCGACTTCTACGTCATGACCGGGCATAAGCTGTATGGCCCCACCGGTTTCGGCGTGCTGTACGGCAAGGCCGACATCCTGGAGTCCATGCCCCCCTACCAGGGCGGCGGCGACATGATCCAGACCGTGACCTTCGAGGAGACCACCTTCCGCGAGGTGCCGCACCGGTTCGAGGCCGGGACGCCGCCCATCGTGGAGGGCATCGGCTTCGGTGCAGCCATCGACTACGTCACCGCCATCGGCATGGACGCGGTGCACGCGCATGAGCAGCGCCTGCTGGCCTATGCCACGGAAAAGCTGCAGGCCATCGACGGCCTGCGCCTCATCGGCACCTCGCCCAACAAGGCGGCCATCCTGTCCTTCACCATCGATGGCGTGCACCCGCACGACATCGGCACCCTGGTGGACCGGGCGGGCGTGGCCGTGCGCGTGGGTCGCCACTGTGCCGAACCGCTGATGGAGCGTTTCGGCGTGGGCGCCACCGCCCGCGCCAGCTTCGCCCTGTACAACACGGAGGCCGAGGCCGACGCCCTGGTGGATGCCGTCCGCGCCGTGAGGGAGTTCTTCAACTGA
- a CDS encoding exodeoxyribonuclease VII small subunit, translating to MTELTLPADIKAMSFEDALGELERIVRQLEDGKAKLDDAIGFYERGTLLKRHCEGKLREAQEKVDRITLGSDGQVGVEPARID from the coding sequence ATGACTGAGCTGACCCTGCCGGCAGACATCAAGGCCATGAGTTTCGAGGATGCCCTGGGCGAGTTGGAACGCATCGTGCGCCAGCTTGAGGACGGCAAGGCCAAGCTGGACGACGCCATCGGTTTTTATGAGCGTGGTACCCTGCTGAAGCGCCATTGCGAGGGCAAGCTGCGGGAGGCCCAGGAAAAGGTCGATCGCATCACCCTGGGCAGTGACGGCCAGGTGGGCGTGGAACCGGCCCGCATCGACTGA
- a CDS encoding histone deacetylase family protein gives MATALFTHWACLEHETGPGHPENAARLSAIMRALDAERFQYLDRRQAPAATFDQIERVHTPDMVQRLLAAVPVTGVVALDGDTMLSPGSIEAALRAAGAVCAAVDAVMAGEVRNAFCAIRPPGHHAEPGQAMGFCLFNNVGVAAEHARAVHGLRRIAIVDFDVHHGNGSQTLAQHDPELFYGSTHEWPLYPGTGALGDRGDFDTVVNVLLRAGSGGAEFREGMRSSLLPALDAFAPELIFISAGFDAHRADPLADLALVEDDFVWATAEIAAIADRHCGGRLVSSLEGGYDPLALASCVAAHVGTLMEV, from the coding sequence ATGGCGACGGCGTTGTTCACCCATTGGGCCTGCCTGGAACATGAGACGGGGCCGGGGCATCCGGAGAATGCGGCGCGCCTGTCGGCCATCATGCGCGCCCTGGATGCGGAACGGTTCCAATACCTGGACCGCCGCCAGGCGCCGGCCGCGACCTTCGACCAGATCGAACGGGTGCACACCCCCGACATGGTGCAGCGCCTGCTGGCCGCGGTACCCGTCACCGGCGTGGTGGCGCTGGACGGCGACACCATGCTGTCCCCGGGCAGCATCGAGGCGGCCCTGCGCGCCGCCGGTGCCGTCTGCGCCGCCGTGGATGCCGTGATGGCGGGGGAGGTGCGCAACGCCTTCTGCGCCATCCGCCCGCCCGGCCACCATGCCGAACCGGGCCAGGCCATGGGTTTCTGCCTGTTCAACAATGTCGGCGTGGCGGCGGAGCATGCCCGCGCCGTCCACGGCCTGCGCCGCATTGCCATCGTCGATTTCGACGTCCACCACGGCAACGGCAGCCAGACCCTGGCCCAGCACGACCCGGAGCTGTTCTACGGCTCCACCCATGAATGGCCGCTCTACCCCGGCACCGGCGCCCTGGGCGACCGGGGGGATTTCGACACGGTGGTCAACGTGCTACTGCGCGCCGGCTCCGGTGGGGCGGAATTCCGCGAGGGCATGCGGTCCAGCCTGTTGCCGGCCCTGGACGCCTTCGCCCCGGAACTTATCTTCATCTCCGCCGGTTTCGATGCGCACCGCGCCGACCCGCTGGCCGACCTGGCCCTGGTCGAGGATGACTTCGTCTGGGCGACGGCGGAGATCGCGGCCATCGCCGACCGCCACTGTGGCGGCCGCTTGGTCTCGTCCCTGGAAGGGGGCTATGATCCCCTGGCGTTGGCATCCTGCGTCGCCGCCCATGTGGGCACGTTGATGGAGGTGTGA
- a CDS encoding SUF system Fe-S cluster assembly protein: MSGAERPIAPDVTLQEPAIIPEDERLPPDAPLADRVTEALRTVYDPEIPVNIYELGLIYRCDIDAEGQVQIDMTLTAPGCPVAGEMPGQVQGVVGSVDGVKDVTVNLVWEPAWNPSLMSDEARVALNMF, from the coding sequence ATGTCTGGAGCCGAACGCCCCATCGCGCCGGATGTGACCTTGCAGGAACCCGCCATCATCCCCGAGGATGAACGGCTGCCCCCCGACGCGCCCTTGGCCGACCGGGTGACGGAAGCCCTGCGCACCGTCTACGATCCGGAAATCCCGGTGAACATCTATGAACTGGGCCTGATCTACCGCTGTGACATCGACGCGGAAGGCCAGGTGCAGATCGACATGACCCTGACCGCCCCCGGCTGCCCGGTGGCAGGGGAGATGCCGGGCCAGGTGCAGGGCGTCGTCGGGTCGGTCGATGGCGTCAAGGACGTCACCGTGAACCTGGTGTGGGAACCGGCCTGGAACCCCAGCCTGATGTCGGATGAGGCGCGCGTCGCCCTCAACATGTTCTAA